From a single Streptomyces rubradiris genomic region:
- a CDS encoding NADPH-dependent FMN reductase codes for MRILGLCGSLRAGSLNAAVLRSAAELVVPPRELLIDPGLGRLPFFDADVEMTALPQVVAELRGAVGAADGLLIATPEYAHGTSGVLKNALEWLVGGGEMEGKPVALASASPATTGGDRARAWLAETLAVMGAKVVPRELGIPRATLMITDGRITDEPTRTALARLLDDLAAAAEARDSERGQKSSSRSTVPSTATWYAEGRRSKKFVSS; via the coding sequence ATGAGAATCCTCGGGTTGTGCGGGAGTCTGCGGGCCGGGTCGTTGAACGCGGCTGTGCTGCGGTCGGCGGCGGAATTGGTGGTGCCTCCGCGGGAACTCCTCATCGACCCGGGGCTCGGGCGGTTGCCGTTCTTCGACGCCGACGTGGAGATGACGGCGCTGCCCCAGGTCGTGGCGGAACTGCGGGGTGCCGTCGGCGCGGCGGACGGGCTGCTGATCGCCACCCCCGAATACGCGCACGGTACTTCGGGCGTGTTGAAGAACGCCCTGGAGTGGCTGGTCGGGGGCGGGGAGATGGAGGGCAAGCCGGTCGCCCTGGCCAGCGCGTCCCCCGCGACGACCGGCGGCGACCGGGCCCGGGCCTGGCTCGCCGAGACCCTCGCCGTGATGGGGGCCAAGGTGGTCCCGAGGGAACTGGGCATCCCACGGGCCACCTTGATGATCACCGACGGCCGGATCACCGACGAGCCCACCCGCACGGCCCTGGCCCGGCTCCTGGACGACCTCGCCGCCGCCGCCGAGGCCCGGGACAGTGAGAGGGGTCAGAAGTCCTCGTCCAGGTCGACCGTGCCCTCGACGGCGACCTGGTACGCGGAGGGGCGGCGCTCGAAGAAGTTCGTCAGTTCCTGA
- a CDS encoding ribonucleotide-diphosphate reductase subunit beta, with product MSRNTNLLDPGFELTLRPMRYPDFYERYRDAIKNTWTVEEVDLHSDVADLAKLTPEEQHLIGRLVAFFATGDSIVANNLVLTLYKHINSPEARLYLSRQLFEEAVHVQFYLTLLDTYLPDPDDRAAAFAAVENIPSIREKAEFCFKWIDEVEKIDRLETKADRRRFLLNLICFAACIEGLFFYGAFAYVYWFRSRGLLHGLATGTNWVFRDETMHMSFAFDVVDTVRKEEPDLFDDQLQQQVTDMLKEAVEAELQFARDLCGDGLPGMNTESMRQYLECVADQRLTRLGFAPLYGSENPFSFMELQGVQELTNFFERRPSAYQVAVEGTVDLDEDF from the coding sequence ATGTCCCGTAACACCAACCTGCTCGACCCCGGCTTCGAACTCACCCTGCGCCCCATGCGCTACCCCGACTTCTACGAACGCTACCGGGACGCCATCAAGAACACCTGGACCGTCGAAGAGGTCGACCTCCACTCCGACGTCGCCGACCTCGCCAAACTCACCCCCGAGGAACAGCACCTCATCGGCCGGCTCGTCGCCTTCTTCGCCACCGGCGACTCCATCGTCGCCAACAACCTCGTACTCACCCTCTACAAGCACATCAACTCCCCCGAAGCACGCCTCTACCTGAGCCGACAGCTCTTCGAGGAAGCCGTCCACGTCCAGTTCTATCTGACACTCCTGGACACCTACCTCCCCGACCCCGACGACCGCGCGGCCGCCTTCGCCGCGGTGGAGAACATCCCCTCCATCCGCGAAAAGGCCGAGTTCTGCTTCAAATGGATCGACGAGGTCGAGAAGATCGACCGCCTGGAGACCAAGGCCGACCGCCGCCGCTTCCTGCTCAACCTCATCTGCTTCGCCGCCTGCATCGAAGGACTCTTCTTCTACGGCGCCTTCGCCTACGTCTACTGGTTCCGCAGCCGCGGCCTCCTGCACGGCCTGGCCACCGGCACCAACTGGGTCTTCCGCGACGAGACCATGCACATGAGCTTCGCCTTCGACGTCGTCGACACCGTCCGCAAGGAAGAACCCGACCTCTTCGACGACCAGCTCCAGCAGCAGGTCACCGACATGCTGAAGGAGGCCGTCGAAGCCGAGCTGCAGTTCGCGCGCGACCTGTGCGGTGACGGCCTCCCGGGCATGAACACCGAGTCGATGCGGCAGTACCTCGAATGCGTCGCCGACCAGCGCCTCACCCGCCTCGGCTTCGCCCCGCTCTACGGCTCGGAGAACCCCTTCTCCTTCATGGAACTCCAGGGCGTTCAGGAACTGACGAACTTCTTCGAGCGCCGCCCCTCCGCGTACCAGGTCGCCGTCGAGGGCACGGTCGACCTGGACGAGGACTTCTGA
- a CDS encoding ribonucleoside-diphosphate reductase subunit alpha: MTMAPSHPAALTEERPQHDPEHALLRTLSELTADLPDADPGRVAAAALRGRSARADEAELRELATEAAAGLIAEDPAYSKLAARLLTISIRREARTQGVSAFTDSIAVGHREGLVADRTAEFVRTHAGRLDALVDSAVAEGADDRFGYFGLRTLYTRYLLRHPVTRKVIETPQHFMLRVASGLAEDHTPGAVGQVADLYGLMSRLDYLPSSPTLFNSGTRHPQMSACYLLDSPLDELDSIYDRYRQVARLSKHAGGIGLSWSRIRARGSYIRGTNGHSNGIVPFLKTLDASVAAVNQGGRRKGAAAVYLETWHSDIEEFLELRDNTGEDARRTHNLNLAHWIPDEFMRRVNADAQWSLFSPADVPHLVDLWGEDFDTAYRKAEAAGLAKKTLPARELYGRMMRTLAQTGNGWMTFKDAANRTANQTAEPGNVIHSSNLCTEILEVTNDGETAVCNLGSINLGAFVRDGDIDWDRLDATVRTAVTFLDRVVDINYYPTEQAGRSNAKWRPVGLGAMGLQDVFFKLRLPFDSLEAKHLSTSISERIMLAAYETSADLAERNGPLPAWEKTRTARGVLHPDHYDVELTWPERWAALRERVAAVGMRNALLLAIAPTSTIASIAGVYECVEPQVSNLFKRETLSGEFLQVNSYLVQDLKDLGVWDARTREALREANGSVQDFQWIPEDIRALYRTAWEIPQRGLIDMAAARTPYLDQGQSLNLFMETPTIGKLSSMYAYAWKSGLKTTYYLRSRPATRIARAARATIPVQQTTDPEAVACSLENPESCEACQ; the protein is encoded by the coding sequence GTGACCATGGCTCCAAGCCATCCGGCCGCGCTCACCGAGGAGCGACCGCAGCACGATCCGGAGCACGCGCTGCTGCGGACGCTGTCCGAGCTGACGGCCGATCTGCCCGACGCCGACCCCGGGCGGGTCGCCGCCGCCGCGCTGCGCGGCCGGTCCGCGCGGGCCGACGAGGCGGAGCTGCGCGAGCTGGCCACGGAGGCCGCCGCCGGCCTGATCGCCGAGGACCCCGCCTACTCGAAGCTGGCCGCCCGGCTGCTGACGATCAGCATCCGCCGCGAGGCCCGCACCCAAGGCGTGTCGGCCTTCACCGACTCGATCGCGGTGGGTCATCGCGAGGGCCTGGTCGCCGACCGCACCGCCGAGTTCGTGCGCACCCACGCCGGACGGCTGGACGCGCTGGTGGACTCGGCCGTGGCGGAGGGCGCCGACGACCGCTTCGGCTACTTCGGCCTGCGCACCCTCTACACCCGCTACCTGCTGCGCCACCCGGTCACCCGCAAGGTCATCGAGACGCCCCAGCACTTCATGCTGCGCGTGGCCAGCGGCCTGGCCGAGGACCACACGCCCGGAGCGGTGGGCCAAGTGGCCGACCTCTACGGCCTGATGAGCCGCCTGGACTACCTGCCCTCCTCCCCCACCCTGTTCAACTCCGGCACCCGCCACCCCCAGATGTCCGCGTGTTACCTGCTCGATTCACCCCTGGACGAGCTGGACTCGATCTACGACCGGTACCGGCAGGTCGCCAGGTTGTCCAAGCACGCCGGCGGGATCGGCCTGTCCTGGTCCCGCATCCGTGCCCGGGGCTCCTACATCCGGGGCACGAACGGGCACTCCAACGGGATCGTGCCGTTCCTGAAGACCCTGGACGCCTCGGTCGCCGCCGTGAACCAGGGCGGCCGACGCAAGGGCGCCGCCGCCGTCTACCTGGAGACCTGGCACTCCGACATCGAGGAGTTCCTGGAGCTGCGCGACAACACCGGCGAGGACGCCCGCCGCACCCACAACCTCAACCTCGCCCACTGGATCCCCGACGAGTTCATGCGCCGGGTCAACGCCGACGCCCAGTGGTCCCTGTTCTCCCCCGCCGACGTCCCCCACCTCGTCGACCTGTGGGGCGAGGACTTCGACACCGCCTACCGCAAGGCCGAAGCCGCCGGCCTGGCCAAGAAGACCCTCCCCGCCCGGGAACTGTACGGCCGGATGATGCGCACCCTGGCCCAGACCGGCAACGGCTGGATGACCTTCAAGGACGCCGCCAACCGCACCGCCAACCAGACCGCCGAACCCGGCAACGTCATCCACTCCTCCAACCTCTGCACCGAGATCCTGGAGGTCACCAACGACGGCGAGACGGCCGTCTGCAACCTCGGCTCCATCAACCTCGGCGCCTTCGTCCGCGACGGCGACATCGACTGGGACCGCCTGGACGCCACCGTCCGCACCGCCGTCACCTTCCTCGACCGCGTCGTCGACATCAACTACTACCCCACCGAACAGGCCGGGCGTTCCAACGCGAAGTGGCGCCCGGTCGGGCTGGGCGCGATGGGCCTCCAGGACGTCTTCTTCAAACTCCGCCTGCCCTTCGACTCCTTGGAAGCGAAGCACCTGTCCACGAGCATCTCCGAGCGGATCATGCTGGCCGCCTACGAGACGTCCGCCGACCTCGCCGAGCGCAACGGCCCCCTGCCCGCCTGGGAGAAGACCCGCACGGCCCGGGGCGTCCTCCATCCAGACCACTACGACGTCGAGTTGACGTGGCCCGAGCGCTGGGCGGCGCTGCGGGAACGGGTGGCGGCGGTCGGCATGCGCAACGCCCTGCTGCTGGCGATCGCGCCCACCTCGACCATCGCGTCGATCGCGGGGGTGTACGAGTGCGTCGAGCCGCAGGTGTCGAACCTGTTCAAGCGCGAGACCCTGTCCGGCGAGTTCCTCCAGGTCAACTCCTACCTGGTGCAGGACCTGAAGGACCTCGGCGTCTGGGACGCCCGCACCCGCGAGGCACTGCGCGAGGCCAACGGCTCGGTGCAGGACTTCCAGTGGATCCCGGAAGACATCCGCGCCCTGTACCGCACGGCCTGGGAGATCCCCCAGCGCGGCCTGATCGACATGGCCGCCGCCCGCACCCCCTACCTCGACCAGGGCCAGTCGCTGAACCTGTTCATGGAGACGCCGACCATCGGCAAGCTCTCCTCGATGTACGCCTACGCCTGGAAATCGGGCCTGAAGACCACGTACTACCTGCGTTCCCGGCCGGCCACGCGGATCGCCCGGGCCGCGCGGGCGACGATCCCCGTCCAGCAGACCACCGATCCCGAAGCGGTCGCCTGTTCCCTGGAAAACCCCGAGTCCTGCGAGGCCTGCCAGTAA